From the genome of Bacteroides sp. MSB163, one region includes:
- a CDS encoding alpha/beta hydrolase: MKSLYIVLLITIAWTSSLPVQGKDSINIGTRHSLFSNILNEERMYWIYEPEKQPGEEEKDYPVLYLLDGDVFFHSVVGFTRFFASSRVSSLPPCVVVAVLNTDRTRDFTPTSSAARRDGSIQPGDTPKGGGMKAFYRFLTEELRPEIEKKVSANGRNFLVGHSYAGLFTLQVLLDYPESFDTFMAIDPSLWWDRGVFLKQAEKEVGQKDFSGKQLYVAFATRQRPNVKLDQFALADSLGERIIPEMKSQHLRAIYKKFPDEVHGTIALPGMFDGLKSLFMR; this comes from the coding sequence ATGAAAAGTCTTTATATAGTATTGCTTATTACGATAGCTTGGACGTCTTCTCTACCGGTACAAGGGAAGGACTCTATTAATATAGGAACCCGCCATTCTTTATTCTCCAACATACTGAATGAAGAAAGGATGTACTGGATTTATGAACCGGAAAAACAACCGGGTGAAGAAGAAAAAGACTACCCGGTTCTCTACTTATTGGATGGAGATGTATTTTTCCATTCCGTAGTAGGTTTTACCCGTTTCTTTGCTTCTTCAAGGGTTTCTTCATTACCCCCTTGTGTTGTAGTCGCTGTTTTGAATACAGACCGTACCAGAGATTTCACCCCTACCAGTTCGGCTGCACGACGGGATGGCAGTATTCAGCCCGGAGACACTCCAAAAGGTGGAGGAATGAAGGCTTTCTATCGTTTCTTAACTGAAGAGCTGCGCCCGGAAATAGAAAAAAAAGTTTCTGCTAACGGCCGTAATTTCTTAGTAGGACATTCATACGCAGGTTTATTTACCCTACAGGTTCTACTCGACTATCCTGAGTCGTTTGATACCTTTATGGCAATAGATCCCAGTTTATGGTGGGACCGGGGAGTTTTCCTGAAGCAAGCCGAGAAAGAAGTTGGTCAGAAAGATTTTTCGGGAAAACAACTCTATGTCGCCTTTGCTACCCGCCAACGTCCTAATGTGAAATTAGACCAGTTTGCATTGGCTGACAGTTTAGGAGAAAGAATCATTCCAGAGATGAAGAGCCAGCATCTGCGTGCTATATACAAAAAGTTCCCGGATGAAGTGCATGGTACAATAGCCCTTCCAGGTATGTTCGATGGTCTGAAGTCTTTGTTCATGCGTTAG
- a CDS encoding IS3 family transposase has product MDEYIEYYNYKRIKSRYKSKSHTVYFKEKLCLCLISQISG; this is encoded by the coding sequence CTGGATGAATATATAGAATATTACAACTATAAAAGAATTAAATCACGATATAAAAGTAAATCACACACTGTTTACTTCAAAGAGAAGCTATGCCTTTGTCTCATTAGCCAAATATCAGGATAG
- a CDS encoding energy transducer TonB gives MVRGKQTCKILKDIRRQIAEANDIEYITSECQYKGDCIGTCPKCEAEVQYLEQQLARKHMAGKAITILGISAGLATMIPQPACAEPIHSEAPHGYYIVTPEIQEKPVIRVLPPDSLVQEVIAKDTTIYGTNEYDAPDTMPEFPGGMAALMQFISKKLDLKLPIYQGNGTQGRTTVRFVIEKDGSITNARILRGIDPYLDKEALRVVREFPKWKPGTVAGQPVRVEYTVPVMFRLQ, from the coding sequence ATGGTACGAGGAAAGCAAACTTGCAAAATATTAAAAGACATTCGTCGGCAAATTGCCGAAGCAAATGATATCGAATATATCACTTCCGAATGTCAATATAAAGGAGATTGTATAGGCACATGTCCCAAATGCGAGGCAGAAGTGCAGTATCTGGAGCAACAACTGGCACGTAAACACATGGCAGGAAAAGCGATTACCATACTTGGAATATCCGCGGGATTGGCAACAATGATACCACAACCTGCCTGTGCAGAGCCGATCCATTCCGAAGCTCCGCATGGTTATTATATAGTAACTCCGGAAATACAGGAAAAACCGGTTATAAGAGTCCTCCCACCGGACTCTCTCGTACAGGAGGTTATCGCGAAAGATACTACAATATATGGTACAAATGAATATGATGCACCGGATACAATGCCCGAATTTCCCGGAGGCATGGCTGCACTGATGCAATTCATAAGCAAAAAATTAGACCTGAAACTTCCCATTTATCAAGGTAACGGAACTCAAGGACGAACCACAGTCAGATTTGTCATCGAAAAGGATGGGAGTATCACAAATGCCAGAATCCTCAGAGGCATTGATCCGTATTTAGATAAAGAGGCTCTGCGCGTAGTCAGGGAATTCCCCAAATGGAAACCCGGTACGGTAGCGGGACAACCCGTACGCGTGGAATATACCGTCCCGGTCATGTTTCGATTGCAGTAG
- a CDS encoding DUF3440 domain-containing protein produces the protein MGEAQKNVYELAQERLHIIFKEFDNICVSFSGGKDSGVLLNLCIDYIRRNNLKRKLCVYHMDYEIQYSMTIDYVDRILEANKDILDVYRVCVPFKVTTCTSMYQNYWRPWDPEQRDIWVRKMPEGSMTVEDFPFYTDAMWDYEFQMHFAKWLHTRKDAIRSCFLIGIRTQESFNRWRSIHLARKYQMYHNYRWTSKIGNDIFNAYPVFDWKTTDIWVANGRFGWDYNHLYDLYYKAGVNIERQRVASPFLCEAQESLRLYKVIDPSTWGKMVGRVNGVNFTGIYGGTHAMGWQSVRLPKGYTWKEFMQFLLSTLPETTRRNYLKKLTVSIEFWRTKGGCLAEETIEKLRKAGVSLEVVNTTNYKTHKKPVKMDYLDDIDISEFREIPTYKRMCVCILKNDHACKYMGFALNKEEAYKRDKIMEQFKNMML, from the coding sequence ATGGGGGAGGCTCAGAAGAATGTATATGAATTAGCACAGGAACGGCTGCATATTATATTTAAAGAATTTGATAATATCTGTGTATCCTTTTCAGGAGGAAAAGACAGTGGTGTGTTATTGAATTTATGTATTGATTACATCCGGCGCAATAATCTGAAGCGTAAACTTTGTGTTTACCATATGGATTATGAAATCCAGTATAGCATGACTATCGATTACGTGGACCGTATTCTGGAAGCCAATAAGGATATTTTGGATGTATATCGTGTGTGCGTACCTTTCAAGGTAACCACCTGTACATCTATGTATCAGAATTATTGGCGTCCTTGGGATCCGGAACAGCGGGATATATGGGTACGGAAAATGCCGGAAGGCAGTATGACTGTAGAGGACTTCCCTTTTTATACGGATGCAATGTGGGACTACGAGTTTCAGATGCATTTTGCCAAATGGTTGCATACAAGAAAAGATGCGATACGATCCTGTTTCCTCATAGGTATTCGTACGCAGGAAAGTTTCAATCGCTGGCGCAGCATTCACCTTGCCCGGAAATATCAGATGTATCATAATTACCGGTGGACTTCTAAAATCGGAAATGATATCTTCAATGCTTATCCTGTTTTCGACTGGAAAACGACAGATATCTGGGTAGCCAATGGAAGGTTTGGCTGGGACTATAATCATTTATATGATTTATATTATAAAGCAGGTGTAAACATTGAGCGCCAGCGTGTAGCAAGCCCCTTCCTTTGTGAGGCTCAGGAAAGTCTTCGCCTTTATAAAGTGATTGATCCCAGTACATGGGGCAAGATGGTAGGCCGTGTTAATGGGGTGAACTTTACCGGAATTTATGGTGGAACACATGCTATGGGCTGGCAAAGCGTCCGCCTGCCGAAGGGGTATACCTGGAAAGAATTCATGCAATTTCTGCTCTCTACCTTACCCGAAACTACCCGGCGCAATTATTTGAAGAAACTGACTGTCAGTATTGAGTTTTGGCGTACAAAAGGCGGGTGTCTTGCTGAGGAGACCATTGAGAAACTAAGAAAAGCCGGGGTGTCATTGGAAGTGGTGAATACTACCAATTATAAGACGCATAAGAAGCCTGTTAAAATGGACTATCTGGATGATATAGACATTTCTGAATTTCGTGAAATCCCCACGTATAAGAGAATGTGTGTATGTATTCTGAAGAATGATCATGCTTGCAAATATATGGGTTTTGCCTTAAATAAGGAGGAAGCATACAAACGAGATAAAATAATGGAACAATTCAAAAATATGATGTTATGA
- a CDS encoding pyridoxal phosphate-dependent aminotransferase — protein MRNTPIERKLIDETIETFQIADFGKATIREVKAIAAKAEAESGIEFIKMEMGVPGLPPSAVGVKAEIEALQKGIASLYPDINGLPALKEEASRFIKAFINVDLQPEGCVPVTGSMQGTFASFLTCSQCDEKKDTILFIDPGFPVQKQQLVVMGQKFETFDVYDFRGDKLKEKLESYLKKGNISAIVYSNPNNPSWICLKEEELRIIGELATQYDVIVLEDLAYFAMDFRQDLSKPFQAPYQPSVAHYTDNYVLLISGSKAFSYAGQRIGVSCISNKLYHRSYPGLTKRYGGGTFGTVFIHRVLYALSSGTSHSAQYALAAMLKAANEGRYNFLDEVKIYGERAHKLKEIFLRHGFHLVYDNDLGNPVADGFYFTIGYPGMTSGELAKELMYYGVSAISLITTGSHQEGLRACTSFIQDHQYAQLEERMAIFAENHPV, from the coding sequence ATGAGAAATACTCCTATTGAACGTAAACTGATTGACGAAACCATCGAAACATTTCAGATTGCAGACTTTGGAAAAGCAACCATCCGCGAAGTAAAGGCGATTGCCGCCAAGGCAGAAGCTGAATCTGGTATAGAATTTATAAAAATGGAAATGGGTGTGCCGGGACTTCCCCCTTCGGCTGTAGGTGTAAAAGCTGAAATAGAAGCTCTGCAAAAAGGAATTGCCAGTCTTTATCCTGACATCAACGGATTGCCTGCACTGAAAGAAGAAGCTTCACGTTTTATAAAAGCATTTATTAATGTAGATTTGCAACCGGAAGGTTGTGTACCTGTTACCGGCTCCATGCAAGGCACCTTTGCTTCGTTCCTCACTTGCAGTCAATGTGACGAAAAGAAAGATACGATATTGTTTATTGACCCGGGATTTCCCGTACAGAAGCAACAGCTAGTCGTTATGGGACAAAAGTTCGAGACTTTCGATGTATATGATTTCCGCGGCGACAAATTGAAGGAGAAACTGGAAAGTTACCTCAAGAAAGGGAATATCTCCGCTATCGTCTATTCCAACCCGAACAATCCCAGCTGGATTTGCCTGAAAGAAGAAGAGCTACGTATCATCGGAGAACTTGCTACGCAATATGATGTTATTGTTCTGGAAGATCTGGCTTACTTCGCTATGGACTTCCGGCAAGATTTGAGCAAACCATTCCAAGCACCTTATCAACCATCAGTGGCACATTATACGGACAACTATGTATTGCTTATTTCCGGCTCTAAAGCATTCAGCTATGCCGGACAGCGTATCGGTGTCAGCTGCATTTCAAACAAGCTCTATCACCGCTCTTATCCCGGATTGACAAAACGCTATGGTGGCGGTACATTCGGTACAGTATTCATTCACCGTGTACTCTACGCCCTCTCCTCCGGTACGAGTCATTCGGCACAATACGCGCTTGCCGCCATGCTGAAGGCTGCTAACGAAGGACGGTACAACTTCCTTGACGAAGTGAAAATATACGGTGAACGCGCTCACAAACTGAAAGAGATTTTCCTGCGCCACGGTTTTCATCTGGTATATGACAATGACCTTGGTAATCCCGTAGCCGACGGCTTCTACTTTACTATCGGTTATCCGGGGATGACCAGCGGCGAACTGGCTAAGGAATTGATGTACTATGGTGTCAGCGCCATATCACTGATTACCACTGGTAGCCATCAGGAAGGTTTGCGTGCCTGTACTTCATTCATCCAGGATCACCAATATGCACAATTAGAAGAACGGATGGCGATCTTTGCAGAAAACCATCCGGTATAA
- a CDS encoding IbrB-like domain-containing protein yields MSVDQSPVYAVKAVPVEKIVANDYNPNIVAPPEMKLLELSIWEDGFTMPCVCYYDNETDRYILVDGYHRYSVLRSSKRIYQRENGLLPVVVIDKELSNRMASTIRHNRARGSHNIELMCHIVAELDKAGMSDQWIMKNIGMDRDELLRLKQISGLADLFSDKSFSIPNPIETPVPEE; encoded by the coding sequence ATGAGTGTAGATCAAAGTCCGGTATATGCCGTAAAAGCTGTGCCGGTGGAGAAAATAGTGGCGAATGATTATAATCCCAACATAGTGGCGCCACCTGAGATGAAATTACTGGAACTTTCTATTTGGGAGGATGGTTTTACGATGCCTTGCGTATGTTACTATGATAACGAAACCGACCGTTATATACTGGTAGACGGGTATCATCGTTATAGTGTATTGAGAAGCTCCAAGCGAATTTATCAGCGGGAAAACGGTTTGTTGCCTGTAGTGGTGATTGATAAAGAATTATCCAATCGAATGGCATCTACCATCCGGCATAACCGGGCACGAGGCTCGCACAATATCGAACTGATGTGTCACATCGTGGCCGAACTGGATAAAGCGGGTATGTCCGATCAATGGATTATGAAAAATATAGGCATGGATCGTGATGAACTTCTTCGTCTGAAGCAGATTTCCGGCTTGGCGGATTTGTTCTCGGATAAAAGTTTTAGTATTCCAAATCCGATTGAAACGCCGGTTCCCGAAGAATAA
- a CDS encoding PD-(D/E)XK nuclease family protein, with amino-acid sequence MQTFLQLVAQDLHQKIGNDLSRVAIVFPNKRASLFFNEHLAAQSDRPLWSPAYVSISELFRQLSPWKLGDPIRLVCELYKVFREETRSEETLDDFYFWGELLISDFDDVDKNLVDADRLFSNLQDLKNIMDDYDFLDSEQEEAIRQFFQNFSIERRTQLKEKFISLWDKLGDIYHCYRDNLAELGIAYEGMMYRYVMEELQPEKLKYDRYVFVGFNVLNKVETRFFERLRDAGKALFYWDYDLFYTRLPREKTPPCTHEAGEFILRNLKIFPNELPETAFDVLRHPKNVRFISAPTENAQARYLPEWVRSVMKNDPSGTPTQEKENAVVLCNESLLLPVLHSIPSEVKNVNITMGFPLAQTPVYSFISALIELQTNGYRRDTGRYSYEAVQAVLKHPYTRQLSPSAEKLEKQLTKDNRFYPLPSELKQDGFLEQIFTPQTGISALCQYLTDTLREVSILYRQEQETDDIFNQLYRESLFKSYTLINRLLNLIDSGELNLQIDTLKRLICRLLATSNIPFHGEPAIGMQVMGVLETRNLDFRNLIMLSLNEGQLPKASGESSFIPYNLRKAFGMTTIEHKNAVYAYYFYRLIQRAENITLLYNTSSDGLNRGEMSRFMLQFLVESPHDISREYLEAGQSPQSGREIRIEKTPEIIARMCEKYNLVRHPKALFSPSALNAYLDCRLKFYYRYVAGLKAPDEVSAEIDSALFGTIFHRSAELAYKDLTANGKEIRKEDLEQLLRNDVKLQNYVDTAFKEEFFHVLPTERPEYNGTQLINAKVIASYLRQLLRNDLQYAPFAMEGMEEPVNEIMEIETPQGKLALNIGGTIDRMDSKGDTLRIVDYKTGGSPKTPENIEQLFTPADGRPNYIFQTFLYASIMCRKQSLKVAPSLLYIHRAASETYSPVIEMGEARQPKIPVNNFAFYEDEFRERLQNLLQEIYNPEEPFTQTEDKRKCGFCDFRDLCRR; translated from the coding sequence ATGCAAACTTTTCTTCAATTAGTTGCCCAAGATTTACACCAAAAGATAGGAAATGATCTTTCACGGGTCGCCATTGTTTTTCCGAACAAACGTGCCAGCCTTTTCTTCAACGAGCATTTGGCGGCACAAAGTGACCGCCCTTTATGGTCTCCCGCTTACGTCAGCATCAGCGAACTGTTCCGACAGCTTTCTCCATGGAAGCTGGGCGACCCCATCCGCCTGGTTTGTGAACTCTATAAAGTTTTTCGTGAAGAAACCCGTAGTGAAGAAACACTCGATGATTTCTATTTCTGGGGAGAACTTCTTATCAGCGATTTCGATGATGTCGATAAAAATCTTGTTGATGCCGACCGCCTGTTCTCCAATCTGCAAGACCTGAAAAATATCATGGATGATTACGACTTCCTTGACTCCGAACAGGAAGAAGCCATCCGTCAGTTCTTTCAAAACTTCTCCATCGAGCGACGCACACAACTGAAAGAGAAGTTCATCTCCTTGTGGGATAAATTAGGCGATATCTATCACTGCTACCGCGACAATCTCGCAGAACTCGGCATTGCTTACGAGGGCATGATGTATCGCTACGTCATGGAAGAACTGCAACCGGAAAAGCTGAAATATGACCGGTATGTTTTCGTTGGTTTCAATGTATTGAATAAAGTGGAAACCCGCTTTTTTGAGCGTCTGCGTGATGCCGGCAAAGCATTGTTCTATTGGGATTATGACTTGTTTTATACCCGTTTACCCCGTGAGAAGACTCCGCCTTGCACACATGAAGCCGGCGAATTCATTCTCCGCAACCTGAAAATCTTCCCCAACGAACTACCCGAAACCGCATTCGATGTATTAAGACACCCTAAAAATGTACGTTTCATCTCCGCTCCTACCGAAAATGCACAGGCACGCTATTTGCCGGAATGGGTACGTTCCGTAATGAAAAACGATCCATCGGGTACACCAACCCAGGAAAAAGAGAATGCTGTGGTACTTTGTAATGAATCTCTTTTATTACCCGTACTCCACTCCATACCATCGGAAGTAAAGAATGTCAATATCACGATGGGATTTCCGCTGGCACAGACCCCTGTATACAGTTTCATCAGTGCACTCATAGAACTGCAAACCAATGGCTATCGCAGAGATACAGGACGTTATTCATACGAAGCCGTCCAGGCTGTATTGAAACATCCCTATACACGCCAATTGTCCCCCTCTGCAGAAAAACTGGAGAAACAGCTGACAAAAGACAATCGCTTCTATCCCCTGCCTTCCGAATTGAAGCAAGATGGGTTTCTGGAACAGATATTCACTCCGCAGACCGGCATTTCAGCCCTCTGCCAATACCTGACGGATACACTTCGCGAAGTCTCCATCCTCTACCGGCAAGAACAGGAAACAGATGATATTTTCAATCAGCTTTACCGGGAGTCCTTATTCAAGAGCTATACCCTCATCAACCGTCTGCTCAATCTTATCGACAGTGGAGAGCTAAATCTGCAAATCGACACATTAAAACGTCTTATTTGCCGCTTGCTTGCAACCTCTAATATCCCGTTCCACGGTGAACCCGCCATCGGTATGCAGGTAATGGGAGTGCTGGAAACACGTAACCTTGATTTCCGCAACCTCATCATGCTCTCCCTCAACGAAGGTCAGCTGCCCAAAGCCAGTGGAGAATCATCCTTCATTCCTTACAATCTGCGGAAAGCTTTCGGCATGACCACCATCGAACATAAGAATGCGGTCTATGCATATTACTTTTACCGACTGATACAACGCGCTGAAAATATCACCTTATTATATAATACATCTTCTGATGGACTGAACCGTGGAGAAATGTCCCGTTTCATGCTGCAATTTCTTGTTGAATCACCGCACGATATTTCACGCGAATATCTGGAAGCCGGACAATCTCCTCAAAGCGGCAGGGAAATCCGTATAGAGAAAACACCGGAAATTATTGCGAGAATGTGTGAGAAATATAATCTCGTCCGCCATCCCAAAGCACTGTTCTCTCCTTCCGCTCTCAATGCTTATCTGGATTGCCGTTTGAAATTCTACTATCGTTATGTGGCCGGATTAAAAGCTCCCGATGAAGTAAGTGCTGAAATAGACTCCGCACTGTTCGGTACTATTTTCCACCGCTCGGCCGAATTGGCATATAAGGATCTGACTGCGAATGGAAAAGAAATACGAAAAGAAGACCTGGAGCAACTGTTACGTAATGACGTGAAATTACAGAATTATGTAGATACAGCTTTCAAAGAAGAGTTTTTCCACGTTCTCCCCACAGAAAGGCCTGAATATAATGGTACGCAACTTATTAATGCCAAAGTGATTGCATCCTATCTCCGCCAATTGTTGCGCAACGACCTGCAATATGCTCCTTTCGCCATGGAAGGCATGGAAGAACCGGTAAACGAGATCATGGAAATAGAAACTCCACAAGGAAAACTGGCCCTGAACATTGGTGGTACCATCGACCGCATGGACAGTAAGGGCGATACCTTGCGTATTGTAGACTATAAAACCGGTGGCAGCCCCAAAACTCCCGAGAATATAGAGCAACTGTTCACTCCTGCCGACGGGCGTCCGAACTATATTTTCCAGACTTTCCTATACGCTTCCATCATGTGCCGTAAACAATCGTTGAAGGTTGCCCCTTCCCTGCTCTACATTCACCGTGCAGCATCGGAAACCTATTCTCCTGTAATTGAAATGGGGGAAGCACGCCAACCTAAAATACCGGTCAACAACTTCGCTTTCTATGAAGATGAGTTTCGCGAACGTCTGCAAAACCTCTTACAAGAAATATACAATCCGGAGGAACCCTTCACACAAACTGAAGATAAAAGGAAATGTGGGTTCTGTGATTTCAGAGACCTGTGCAGGCGCTAA
- a CDS encoding ATP-binding response regulator codes for MNMEINPSEYKILIVDDVMSNVLLLKVLLTNEKFAIATASNGRQALEQVDKENPDLVLLDVMMPDMSGFEVAQHLKANPKTADIPIIFLTALNSTTDIVKGFQVGANDFISKPFNKEELIIRVTHQISLVAAKRIILNKTEELQRTIAGRDKLYSVIAHDLRSPMGSIKMVLNMLILNLPSEKIGAEMYELLTMANQTTEDVFSLLDNLLKWTKSQIGKLNVVYQDIDVVEVVDGVIDIFNMVAGMKKITIREEKPEKLAVSADIDMLKTVVRNLISNAIKFSNENSEVLVKLEAKDGMAIVSVQDHGCGIDEEGQKKLLHTDTHFSTFGTNNEEGSGLGLLLCQDFVVKNGGKLWFTSKKGEGSIFSFSVPLKK; via the coding sequence ATGAATATGGAAATTAATCCTTCTGAGTACAAAATTCTCATCGTTGACGATGTGATGTCCAACGTATTATTGTTGAAGGTACTCTTGACAAATGAAAAATTTGCAATCGCTACGGCAAGTAACGGTCGGCAAGCATTAGAGCAGGTAGATAAGGAAAACCCGGATTTGGTGTTGCTGGACGTGATGATGCCGGATATGAGTGGTTTTGAGGTAGCGCAACATTTGAAAGCAAATCCCAAAACCGCAGATATTCCTATCATCTTCCTGACTGCACTGAACAGCACGACGGATATTGTAAAAGGTTTCCAGGTGGGAGCAAATGACTTTATCTCCAAACCTTTTAACAAGGAAGAGCTGATTATCCGTGTAACCCACCAGATTTCGTTGGTAGCTGCCAAACGTATTATTTTGAATAAGACCGAAGAACTGCAACGTACCATTGCGGGACGTGACAAACTTTATTCGGTGATTGCTCATGATTTACGGTCTCCTATGGGCTCCATCAAGATGGTGCTGAATATGTTGATACTGAATCTGCCGTCCGAGAAAATCGGTGCCGAGATGTATGAACTGCTGACAATGGCAAACCAGACGACAGAAGATGTATTCTCTCTGCTGGATAACTTGCTGAAGTGGACCAAGAGCCAGATTGGTAAGCTGAATGTAGTATATCAGGATATTGATGTAGTAGAAGTTGTGGATGGCGTGATCGACATATTCAATATGGTAGCCGGTATGAAGAAGATTACAATCCGTGAAGAGAAACCGGAGAAGTTAGCCGTATCTGCCGACATTGATATGCTGAAGACCGTAGTACGCAATCTGATAAGCAATGCTATTAAGTTTAGTAACGAGAACTCTGAGGTGCTGGTGAAACTGGAAGCGAAAGATGGTATGGCAATAGTCAGCGTGCAAGATCACGGTTGCGGTATTGACGAGGAAGGACAAAAGAAATTGCTGCATACCGATACACACTTCAGTACATTCGGCACCAACAACGAAGAAGGTTCCGGCTTGGGATTGTTGTTGTGCCAGGACTTTGTGGTGAAGAATGGTGGTAAGTTGTGGTTTACTTCGAAGAAGGGTGAAGGATCTATATTCAGTTTTTCAGTTCCGTTGAAAAAATAA
- a CDS encoding UDP-glucuronic acid decarboxylase family protein has protein sequence MKNILVSGGAGFIGSHLCTRLINEGHHVICLDNLFTGAEANIEHLKSNSFFEFVHHDVEFPYHTETLDEIYNLACPASPIHYQYDAIKTIKTSVLGAINMLGLAKKTNAKILQASTSEIYGDPVVHPQVEDYWGNVNPIGIRSCYDEGKRCSETLFMDYHRQNNIRIKIIRIFNTYGPRMLPNDGRVVSNFVVQALQDHDITIYGTGDQTRSFQYIDDLIEGMVRMMNTEDEFIGPVNLGNPNEFSILELAEKVIQLTGSKSKLVFKPLPHDDPKQRQPDITLAKEKLNWKPTIELEDGLKRIVEYFKEYRK, from the coding sequence ATGAAAAATATATTGGTTAGCGGTGGTGCTGGTTTTATAGGGTCGCACTTATGCACACGGTTGATAAATGAAGGACATCATGTGATATGTCTTGACAATCTATTTACCGGCGCGGAAGCAAATATCGAGCATCTGAAAAGCAATTCTTTTTTTGAGTTTGTGCATCACGATGTGGAATTTCCCTATCATACCGAAACTCTTGATGAAATATACAATTTAGCTTGCCCGGCATCACCGATACATTACCAATATGATGCAATCAAAACGATTAAGACTTCTGTATTGGGAGCCATTAATATGCTGGGATTGGCAAAGAAGACGAATGCCAAGATTCTACAAGCTTCTACCAGTGAAATATATGGTGATCCGGTAGTGCATCCTCAGGTAGAAGATTATTGGGGAAACGTAAATCCAATAGGCATCCGTTCTTGTTATGATGAAGGGAAGCGCTGTTCTGAAACTTTGTTTATGGATTATCACCGGCAAAACAACATTCGTATTAAAATTATTCGTATCTTTAACACGTATGGTCCACGGATGCTGCCGAATGATGGAAGAGTGGTTTCCAATTTTGTGGTTCAGGCATTGCAGGATCATGATATAACTATCTATGGAACAGGAGATCAGACGCGAAGTTTTCAATATATCGATGACCTCATAGAGGGAATGGTGAGAATGATGAACACGGAGGATGAATTTATTGGTCCGGTGAACCTTGGAAATCCGAATGAATTTTCTATCCTCGAGTTAGCGGAAAAAGTGATTCAGTTGACAGGATCGAAGTCGAAGTTGGTGTTCAAACCACTTCCGCATGATGATCCTAAACAACGTCAGCCGGATATCACGCTGGCAAAAGAGAAGCTGAACTGGAAGCCTACCATTGAACTGGAAGACGGTTTGAAGCGGATTGTGGAATATTTTAAGGAATATCGTAAATAG